Genomic segment of Malus domestica chromosome 15, GDT2T_hap1:
AATTATTACAATATTTCGTCAATTGACCAACAATTTTAAGGTGCATCTTATTGACTAATGAAGATTAATTATTAGCTAATCAACACTTAAACCTACTACAAGCACCAATCCAATAATCTCAAAAACAGATGGATTCatactgaaaaataaaataaaataaaacaaaaaattattggtCAATCATACATACATCTCTCTCTACAAATTAAGGGGCATAATAAtacaatgatgaaggagaagatgGGAATTTCCCAAGGACCTGTAGGGCTTCTTTCATTGTTGGTCTCTTTTGTGGGACAGGCGACGCACAATTGTACCCTAACTTGAACAACGACAACAAGGCCTCCTCTTTGCCCTCCAATTCACCTCTAATTGCCATATCTGCCATCCTCAAGGCCTTGCCGCCATCATCCACTCCAAGCCCAAGTCCCTGCCCTGCCTCATCCACAACCACAACTTTCCCGGTTAGTAGCTCAAGCAATATCACCCCAAATGAGTACACATCCCACTTTGGGTTCGGCTTTAGGCTCCGAAGCGACTCGGGGCAATGATAAGGCGATGTGCCCATGGAGCTAGGGCTCGGACTTGGACCCGGGCTAGGTCCTAGTCCAAAGTCCTGAAAGCCATCCCGTGAAGTCGTTGATCTCTTGCTTCCAAAATTTCTTGTCGAGCTACCCATTTTGTAACTTGTGTCGCCGGACAAAAGTCTCTCGAGTCCAAAATCACCAATCCGGGGCTCCATGTCCGCGTCTAGGAGAATGTTGGTAGGCTTGAGGTTCCCATGGACATGCTTCTTCTCGTGGAGGTACGCGAGCCCACGGGCAACCCCTTTCGCTATCTTGAGCCTCGCTTCCCACGGTAGATGACAAGGCGATGTGCCCACCTTCCCTGAAATTTTTAGGACACAATTAGTacgaaatttcaaatttcagtcATGCTATAGTACCAATTTTGGAAAAAAATCTCACTCACATTGTCACttattagacaaaatttagagaCAGGTGACAGAAACAAAACAAGAGCGTGACCATAGAAGCAAACAAGTGGCTGTATTATCATGTAAGTTGGATTATTGTGTGTAACCATCGCTATCGCAAGACTTGTGGGGTACGTAACGGTTGACTTGAAGCGTTAACAAATGTTCGGTTTGACCTACTTCACCGTCGAGGAGAAATATTTTAGTGTGACCGCCACACCGTCACCATCGGTTTTCAGAGCATGTTAGCAAAACCCGATACTATTGCACTAACATGCGCATAAACAAATGCCAGAGGAAAAACAGAGAGAACTCACTGTAACGAGCGTTTGCGAGGCTGCCATTTGGGACGAAATCATAGATAATGAGCTTCTCATCGATCCCCCAATAGAATCCACGAATTCGAACCAGGTTCGGGTGAACCAATTTGGCCACGAGCTTGATTTGGTTCTCGAAATCCTTGAACCGGTCCACACTCTGCTCCCCGATCCTCCGAACTGCCAACGAGCTTCCGTCTTCGAGCACTGCCTTGTACATTATGCTCGAACCGGTGGCGCCCAGAATGTACGCCGAGGCTTTGAGCAGTGTCTCCAGTTCTAGCTCCTTTTCGCCATCGACGGTGACCAAGGTCCCGCCTTTGCTCTTTTCCTGCTCTTGCTGCCGTTTGATTTCGTGACCCCTTTGGGGATTCTGCTCCGTCTGATGTTCTTCGGAGTCGGAGGCTGTCGTGTTGGAGCTGTCTTCGTCTTCGCCTCGCTTTCTCAAGCACGACCATCTGGTGAACCCTTTCGATTCCGACGAGGAAGACGACCAGTCGTTGACTACCGGCGTTGAATTCGTATTAGCTTCTTTCTTCAGCGTTGCTGTGATCTCGGCCTTGgtgctcttcttcttcttcttcttcaatctgTAAATGTACAGGAAAATCAGCGCGAGGATTCCGATTCCGGCTATGTCGCCGGCTACTATTCCGACAATGGCGGCCGGTCTGAGCCCGGTCTGGCTCTGCTGCGAATGCTCATTTGCAGACATCGGCGAAACGGCTTCTGGGTTCCTGGGAATTGCAGCAATTGCCGGAGGAGAATTCGGAGACGAAGCATTGGGtgaagaggaaggagaagaaggaatcgGACATGGGTTCTTGGTCGGTGGGCCACACAGATCAGGATTGCCGGTAAAAGACCCAGTTTCTTGGTTCAAGAACACCTGAGATTCCGGAAGTTCGCCGGTGAGCTTGTTGAAAGATAGGTCGGTTTTGGCGTTACCTGGAATTTTCTCGGAAAATTGCGGTGGTATTTTCCCGGAAATTCCGTTGTGGGAGACGTTTAAGTAACTCAGACTGTTGCCGCCGAAATCAGACGGCAGGGAGCCGTTGATCAGATTCGAAGACAGATCCAAAACCTGAACGGATTCCAACCCGCTGGGAAGGCCGCCGGAGAAATGATTATTCTTCAAAGAAATAATCGTTAGAGAGGGCAGAGAAGACAGATTGGTGGGCAATTTTCCCGCCAAGGCGTTGTCGGAGAGGTTGAGACTCTGGAGGTTGGTGAGCTGCGACACCGCGTCCGGCAGCTCGCCGGAGATCAAATTGTACGACAAATCAAGAACCCGAAGCTCCGTGGCGTTGAAGAGCGACTGTGGGAGGGACCCGTTGAGGGAATTGTTGGAAAGATCGAGACTTTGAAGGTGTTCGATCATGCCAAGGTTGGCAGGGATGGAACCCAGAAGCTGAGAGTTGGGAAGATTCAAACCTACGACTCTTGGGTAGTATTCCGACGATGGTGTTGGCGGCGCCGCGCAAACGACGCCTCTCCATGAACACGGCGTCTCGTCGTACGAATTCCAGGTTGCAAGAACGGACTGAGGGTCTCGGAGGATAGAAAACTTGAAAGAAAGTAAGATAAGTCCATCTGTGTCGAGAGCAGAAGATTGGAccgagagaagaagaagaagaagaagaaagcatgGTAAAAAATGGAGGCTTTGGGAGCTCATGATGTTTCTGCACTGGAATCccacatttctctctctcaaacacAGACAGACAGAGTGTAGGGAGAGGAGCGAGATTTAATAAGTTATGGGAAAAGTGAGGCCATGTGAGAGGGAGGAGTTGTTAAATATTATGGGGAAATAGTGGGCATTGGGATGAACAGTTCACAAGATTGGTACCAATATGCTCTGTGTTTTTTGCAACAGCTGATaatctgcttctgcttctgcttctgcttcagCTGTTCAGCTGTTGTTGCAGATATATACAAATGAAGTGCTTTTCTGGATGGTGATTAAATGCTTTCACCGTTTGGGTTCTTGCCTCATCTCCCTGCCATGTCAACAtttaagaaacaaaagaaatagaaatcctagagaaaaaaaaaagaaaaagaaaaaataaataatggagGCGAAGTGAATGGCATCTTTTGGTACGTGACATGTAGGTGGATTTTGGGGAGTTACAAAAGCTTTTCTCCTGTTAGATTGACTTTACAAAACCATTTGCTCttattttaattagggttttttgggatTATTATATAGGATTGCTGCTGCCAGTTTAACGTTCGAGTGAAATAGGCTAGTGACCTAAATCTCCCATATGACAGGTGctgagaaattttttaatgtgattaGAAGATGGAATGATATATTACATATTTTTAAACAAACAGTAAGATTATTgtgttaaaaattaataaaataaaaagtaaagtttCTCACCACTTAAAGCATcttcaaaggagatgtcaaattcaaatcatcaaattttaatttgatgGCTGACTTAacaatttgacatattatcAATATTTTCCTTCTATCCGATAtgccaaaattttatttttcatttatgttttttgtaaacaaaaataataaaagttgggTTGTTGGTTTAGAAAggcttaaatgttaaaatgATTCATGTGTTTTAGTCATTGGGtcaatttagtccatgtgttTTCAATTTAGTCAATTTAGTCATTGTGTTTATCTCCaattaaaaacaattcaatctaatttataaaaaaaaattataaattagtataaacttatttataaaattataccTTAATCATTTTTCAGATTCAAAATTTTATCTCTTGTATGTATTATCTCtcattgattttcatttttctgtAAAAAGAAAAGGTAATTATATCTCATATAACttttcttatgaattttttaaaagaatatgaatgaaatgtccttaattggctAACATAGACAAACACGATGACTAAATTAGCTAAATCGAAAACACGAGGACTAAATTGGCCATAAGATTATAacacagggaccattttgacacTTAAGctgtttaaaaataataaattaatgcTTAAGTATGTTAGCATTTAAGGTAAAGTAAGTGACATGCTTTTGGAAATAGCAAAAACCATATTTGAAGGTTGCTTCAAATTTGATATCTCTTTGTCATGTCAGcgtagaccatctccaaataaGATGTTGAATACTatgtaatcaaatttgaaggtaTAAGCAAGCTACAACCGATATGTCAATCCTATGTGGATTGACATACGAGTTtttatatgtcaaatttgacatatgagaaaatgtgatatcaaataatttttaattattttattgtatgGATCTCATTAATGCATCTATTATAGATCATGAAaacttattttaattgattttttttttctttaaaatggattctacaaatatcatttataacaaaaaaaaaacatatcggTCAGAAAAATAGAAAGTTTGACACTGCCACATCAGtcatcaaattaacatttgacATTCATCTTTTGACAtctccattggagatgctcttagccTTTTTTTCCATGTCAGCTTTGACATCTCAGTTGGAGTCAATAGTACGTCATTTGTTATTGTTATATGTTTATGTGGTatttttgacatctcatttggatATAgtcttatataataacatatggTGTACTACTTGTGTTATGAGCAcgataaaaaatttctcctataAATGTGGCACATAAACTTTTGCACCATCTCACTCTACATTCTATCTTGCATTGAGCAGTTGAGAGCCGAACTCTAAAATGTAACGTACGGAATTAATGTGTGAAATATAATGCATACAATATGATGAGGAAGAATCTTATACATgctaatgaaaaatcacacGATGAGCTAAATTCATAAATATAAGGTACAAAATTCACTTTGAGTAACGATATCCGTACATATTAATAAGAAAACTCAACGCATTGAGCCGAATTCTACAATATAAAATACGAAATTCATTGTGAGTAACGATTTGTATGTACTAATATAAAAACTTGACGTATTAAGTCGAATTCCAAAATAAAATGTACGAAATTCAATGTGGGTAACAATTCTCATACTTTTataaaaactcaaaatattGAGTCGGGCTCAAAAATATAGGTACTAAATTCACCACGAACAATGGTTCTAATATCTACTTGTACGAAAACTTAACATAAAAACGTCGGCTATACACCAATAATTGTGTGattcttttttaaatttcagTGTATAGTGATCAAGTGTCATCCCATCACAAACATAATTATTGGATTGAGAAGTTTTGGTTACAATTTTGACCGGTAGCTAAGTATATCAAATGAGGATCTCCTAGATACGTATGGAGGGTACAAAGGTGCATAGGTTTCTCATAATTCAGCATTATCAAGGGTAATAAACCATCCACATTTATTTATTAACATAGTTACAATATATAGGGTAGTGTAGGGGAAATATTTTGTTGTTTAACTTGGAGAATATCTCACCTTCTATCTACATCTCTCATggtgaaattttattttcatttgtcTATAAAAACTTTTCTGATGTTGCTCAAGCGTCGAGACTCCTTGACGAGAGCAAATTACATTAGAATGGTATTTTATCATGTGGTATTCTGATTTAACATACAATGTTAAGGGGACATAAACTTACTCATAACACTATATTAATGAATCAAAATGTTGCAGTAATAATAAATCCATTCCATATAATTCAGCTTTTGGGACCCAAGCTGTCCACATTTTAATGATCAAGAGGCTTAGCCGGACCACCACGTCTCTTTTTGGAACAACTTTTCTGAAATACCAAAACAAAGCTGTAAATTTGGCATGGAATTTATAATTGTAATGGCACCAAGCTATGTTTGGGTCTGCGTTTTGGTCCTCCACTGCACTAAGGAAGTTACTTCAATCAAGTATAAATCCAAAAGCTAATTAATCTTTACTTAATCTCTACCATGCAGATGCATTGATTAATCTCAGCCATCACCATTTAATCTTTTTTGGATTAACTTGGCTCCTCAAATAATGAGGTAAAATTCCTTCTCAAAATACTTTGTGATTCATTCATGAAACTTCATAGTTATGATCAGACAATTCATagttttatattataaataagaTGTAAAGATCATTTCTACTATAAGTCAATAAAACATGAGATCGTTTAGTGTTTAAATAGAAgttgaagaaaattgaggtttcaccataaaactaatttgcAATATAAGGAGTAACCCAagtacttataagcacatgcaaagtTCCTCATTTTTCCGATGTGGGATTTGTACTCTCATCACGCCCCCTCACGTGTGGCGAAGTTTCAAGCCTAACATAtatgtggacaacacaaatcgGGTGCATGGAGATGTTAGACATGTGGCTGGTGAGTTTTTCACGCGGGACAACTTGCTTTGATTTCATGaagaaattgaggttccaccataaaaccaatttgtAATATGGGGAATAtctcaattacttataagcacatggaATATCCCTCATTTTCTTGATGTGGTCTCTCAACATTTAGTCTTCGAACTGTAAACAAACAACTGGTCGAATTCGATAAAATTATTATGAACTATTTAGTTGTTTGCTATAGTTGATTAATTAAACGACCTTGGTTGTAATTGACTTTTTGTCGAGATGCTCTTTACAAATTGGTTTATAACATGAACAGTTCTGATTATTAGTACGAAAATTTACAAATTGGCAATAATGTGTTTTAAAGAGAAGTTCCTCCACGTCATGGAGGAGCCAAGCattgttcatttttttataCCTGTTTTATCCCCATCTAAGGACTAGTTTGGGATAGTGTTGTTTCTGCTTTCTGCTGTTTTTGACCCATGATTTTGATAtaaaccttttttctttttttaccaaacacaaatttagccccaacttttttttaaaaatctacttttaaaataatttcattaATACCAAATCAGCCTTAAAATTGTTAACTGGGAGGACAACTTCATTTACTGACCACTTTGGgcttttatgaaaaaaaaaattaatcaacaaATTAGAGTAGGTGATCCGtatcatattaattaattaatcccaGCTTTAAAGTGTAAAATGCCTGCTTTTAGATTAGGGATTttcttatatataatatatatatcttcatctttttttcaaaaatcttatttacatctatatatatatatatatatatatataatagctCCTTTTTGCTCCTTAAACTTTAAGATCCATCTCCTTGTAACATACAAAGAATAAAATAGGTCGAAAAGCTTTAAAGCATTGATCTTTTGTTTAGGAATGAACTTCGCTGCTGAAAAAATTAGCAGCAATCCTTGCTGATGACCAATCACAACTGAACACATGTTTAAATTAGATTAAAAAATCAACAATTTGAACACATATCTAGCTATAATTGATCATCAACAGAGATTGCAGTTGATTTTTCAACAGCCAAATCTCATTCTTTTCTTTACGTTAAAAAGCAAATAACTTACATTAGAGTAGAGAAACTGTTGAAGGTGGTCGTGCATGTTTGGAAAGATACCGAACAAGTCACTTTTCAAAAGTCCAATCTGAATCCACCCATGTTCATAATAATACACTGATGAAGACCAAAGATATTAAAACTTCGTAAAATTAAGTGTCTTTTGAGAGATAAATTTACGTGCAACCAAGTAATGAGACAATTATTCTTACAATGCTAATACTTAAGAACAATTGTGATCACTCCAGAACAGGATATGTATTTCTCCTTCTCAAGCCCTTTTGAAGACAAATATGTGTCAAGTAATTGTTATATTcactaaataattaaaatgaaatGTTTCCATTCATCTAGACAAATATAAATATTCTTCTCAAAGGAAATCTCATAATCTCATCAATATTCATTCTTGTCCAGTCATCAAGTTATTTAAAacaaattgtttttattttgatgttcaTTACCAGCTAAGTATGACGGACACTTTTACAGATTTCTATATTTATACTtacaattttgggaactttaacgaaaagcacctggtactgttcactttaacgaaaaaccacatttttacactaaaaagtcaatgaTGATACTATTcgttttaccctttattttgttcttatcattaaaactcaaagttttcaagcccttttcattagttttctttaaaatttaCTTATTTATCAACATTAAAGGTTGCTCAGAGCAATGAGCAATCATAATGTCACAAAATTAACCCTGCAAGACAAAGAAAGATAATCATAATTAGGAGCCTCCATAAAAGGCTCTTTGGTGTTCAAGTCAATAAAGAGTGATTTATATGGTATCAATTCAGTTCTGTTGGTATTAGCTAGCCTTCATCAAGTGGATTAGAACCCATAAAACATCCTTAATTAGAGTCTAGTCTCAAACTTCCAACTTTGCACAATAGTATCGTATACGAAGAGGTGGGTTTGAGATGGAAACCTCCACAACACAAGGTCTTTTTAGAAGCATGTGACTTGGTTTTACATAGTTCTTGTCATCTTTGATGTTGGGGAAACATACTCATGCCACAAAGGAGTTAATTTCACCTATAAGGTAAAACACTAAGGGAGACCATGGACTCCGTGATGCATTATATTTAATGGCACAATTGTGCTAACACCTCTTATCACTTATCACGTGACTGTTCATCACTACAGAGCCGTTGTATAAAATAGGACGATCTTTTATCCATACTAAACTCAAAATTTGGTTCCCAATACAAAGCCGCTATTCCTTGTTGTTCTGATTGGTAAAGGATAACACCCATTATAGCATGTGAGTTGTTTCATATCGTATTTCACATTGGTCCTAGGGTGTGTTTCAGCCTCAATCATTTATGAGCAGAAAAGctattttcattttcaaataGTGTTCAATCGATTACATATTAATCACTTACCTTAAGTTTCTCATCAAGTGGAAGGGAAGGCTTAAATATATTGGTATGCAAGTTCATCTCTTTCTCTAAAGGTTTTTCAAGTGCAATCCTACAAAGTAAAGTTTTAGCAAGAATGGATGATGAGATTCATACAGAGTCAACTCCAATAAACTTATTGGAGGGTCTCATTGGCGTGCATTCAGTAGGAATTGAAACTACGAATTCGCCAAATATGAGTTGGGTGCTTTAATTCAGCCATGGATGCTTAATTTCGATACTAATAGTGAAATTGTATTATTGTGTCAGAAGAAGGATAACTTACGGTGTAAATTCGGATGATTGATGGAAGAAACACCAAACATATCCCAAACCTCTCGCTCCCACCGGATGGCTAAAGGAAATAGACTGACTACCAGAGATATTTGTGTTACATCATCTGCACTGATTTGTATACGAATGCGTGTTATCTTTCTCAAAACCTTTCTATAAGTATCTCAAATATATTTCAAGTAATTACAAAATTAGTGAATAACTAAGTGGGAGAAAACTCTAAAAATCATTCTTCAGCCACTGGTCCCTCCCTTTGACTATGGAGTCAGTGGCAACCCCTCCCTTACCCTCTACcatctctctattctctcttgTGGTTTGCCCTATGTATTTCATGTGTTGGGGTCAAATTCAGATGCTTTAACTTATTTTTCTAGAGTTTTTACTTTCATCTTCTTGTGGGTCGCGGCAAGGCATCAACTGGTTTTTGGTTTGTGATGTGTTGATGTTCTTCTCTTCACATTTGACATGATGTCTCAAGTTTAGGTGATTTTGGGTAGGTCAGCCTATTCTAGATAAAGTTGTATGGTTATGGTACGTTCATGCTTAGATTTGGTGGCACCTCATGGTAGCAAGGTGTTCTTAATTAGAATTACGGTTGGTGTTTATCTTGTCATGAATCCTAACTCAGATTAAGTTGTCTGTATTATGTAGTTTCGCTTTAAACAAGTTTGAGTTTCGTTATGTCTTGCGGCCGATTAGAAGAAAATGTTCTTGCCATTTTGAAGTCGTTGAGGAACATTAATCTTCCCACAAATTGAGTAATATCCACTTTAACTATAaggtaaaaaaaacataaattagaCCTGGGACTCCATGTATATCTGATCTTATTACTTAAAGCGAAC
This window contains:
- the LOC103401411 gene encoding probable LRR receptor-like serine/threonine-protein kinase At4g37250, which translates into the protein MSSQSLHFLPCFLLLLLLLSVQSSALDTDGLILLSFKFSILRDPQSVLATWNSYDETPCSWRGVVCAAPPTPSSEYYPRVVGLNLPNSQLLGSIPANLGMIEHLQSLDLSNNSLNGSLPQSLFNATELRVLDLSYNLISGELPDAVSQLTNLQSLNLSDNALAGKLPTNLSSLPSLTIISLKNNHFSGGLPSGLESVQVLDLSSNLINGSLPSDFGGNSLSYLNVSHNGISGKIPPQFSEKIPGNAKTDLSFNKLTGELPESQVFLNQETGSFTGNPDLCGPPTKNPCPIPSSPSSSPNASSPNSPPAIAAIPRNPEAVSPMSANEHSQQSQTGLRPAAIVGIVAGDIAGIGILALIFLYIYRLKKKKKKSTKAEITATLKKEANTNSTPVVNDWSSSSSESKGFTRWSCLRKRGEDEDSSNTTASDSEEHQTEQNPQRGHEIKRQQEQEKSKGGTLVTVDGEKELELETLLKASAYILGATGSSIMYKAVLEDGSSLAVRRIGEQSVDRFKDFENQIKLVAKLVHPNLVRIRGFYWGIDEKLIIYDFVPNGSLANARYRKVGTSPCHLPWEARLKIAKGVARGLAYLHEKKHVHGNLKPTNILLDADMEPRIGDFGLERLLSGDTSYKMGSSTRNFGSKRSTTSRDGFQDFGLGPSPGPSPSPSSMGTSPYHCPESLRSLKPNPKWDVYSFGVILLELLTGKVVVVDEAGQGLGLGVDDGGKALRMADMAIRGELEGKEEALLSLFKLGYNCASPVPQKRPTMKEALQVLGKFPSSPSSLYYYAP